The following are encoded in a window of Congzhengia minquanensis genomic DNA:
- a CDS encoding DUF6061 family protein: MKSLLSCAYNMDNCCVELKFSDGSMIAIDTIAVENEVADNMYQRSELDYLIYNAPISYADLVLNGDPETYLKTVTEYTPLD; this comes from the coding sequence ATGAAGTCTTTACTTTCATGCGCCTATAATATGGATAACTGCTGTGTCGAGCTGAAATTCAGCGACGGCAGTATGATCGCCATTGACACTATCGCCGTGGAAAATGAGGTTGCCGACAATATGTATCAACGGTCGGAGCTGGACTATCTCATCTATAACGCCCCCATTTCTTACGCCGACCTTGTGCTGAACGGCGATCCCGAAACATATCTCAAAACGGTTACGGAATACACGCCCCTTGACTGA
- a CDS encoding helix-turn-helix domain-containing protein, with translation MTREPFETMPDVMDAKQLAKALQISKAGAYNLLNEPDFPTLKIGGRKMVMKRDLLVWLKRHTNGQEP, from the coding sequence ATGACCAGAGAACCCTTTGAAACCATGCCCGACGTGATGGATGCAAAGCAGCTTGCCAAAGCCTTGCAGATTTCCAAAGCAGGAGCCTACAATCTGTTGAACGAACCAGATTTTCCAACGCTGAAAATCGGTGGGCGAAAGATGGTGATGAAGCGAGATTTGCTCGTTTGGCTGAAACGCCACACCAACGGTCAAGAGCCGTAA
- a CDS encoding helix-turn-helix domain-containing protein → MAVNYNKLWKMMIDKNMSKTELTHLAGISTNAMAKLGKNEDVRVNILEKLCTSLDCKLDDIVEFVPDSRE, encoded by the coding sequence ATGGCGGTCAATTACAATAAACTTTGGAAGATGATGATTGATAAAAATATGAGTAAAACAGAGCTAACACATCTTGCGGGAATCAGTACAAATGCAATGGCAAAGCTTGGAAAGAATGAAGATGTCCGAGTAAATATTCTGGAAAAGTTGTGTACCTCTCTTGATTGCAAACTGGACGATATTGTTGAGTTTGTGCCGGACTCAAGAGAATAA
- a CDS encoding M48 family metallopeptidase, translating into MSFSPNLYKHELDQKAFDALSIFPKFAKLRESYIANVDEKAAKINFLSSAIRLSENQFPEIYNLLPPICEKLGIDVPELYYIKYKKMNAATGGSTSPYIFVTSELVEKIPVELIATVLAHECGHIACQHYLYHSMASQLIDGIDNSPLSRIPAIRKYLTPTLVRALLFWDRCSELSADRAAVLCDGTADKTIDVLLKLHGYENINRAEFLKQAMDLKAFVNDSKSNKLMEQMLTQDESHPRLATRAYESHGWANTEQFQRILDGTYTVEEKNRTENQPQEQEVVAAELVAESANPQQAADIDALNNALRKVNCELEKYTSKTDKGDYAFAVFSGIMAGAIDALFVGETIITDGDVALSHQQVNNFIQEYANARGFDRERLKDAIGDLEKAFKVAQDNVWKGAGIGVSAKNHHLADLAHHPTPLGLVSSVIVQFLRIGTFVNKDGEWHFALVETSAKDIVEILTPAVITGILNWLVFIATKKYEQDEVKEIPAALRKLAHLVASTPMIIELAKCADNWFGHLVSDMGGSKNTAGGGMGIPGVFISLLYEFASLPIMRNTGLPMFVNELYEKQKIDLRHEIPLYKAAGKQAIPVAFNEIYVRIGYFVSHLAAELAEHGSDVAKINWNNVVPFRNRTVDRMLAVASMTFTVADTADAAVHAAIESGGNWVLFSGRFVTRFNYVGAGRAAVAIVKEISNERKETQLIHEKMILSEAKAAVFLGQLQQFKEQLEEKVSQYFAEDIEAFMCGFDFMNQGIASSDSDLVIKGNVVIQRVLGREPQFANQKEFDDLMESDIPLVL; encoded by the coding sequence ATGTCGTTCAGTCCGAATTTATATAAACACGAATTAGATCAGAAAGCGTTTGATGCACTTAGCATTTTCCCGAAATTTGCTAAGTTGCGGGAATCATATATCGCCAATGTGGATGAGAAAGCAGCTAAAATCAATTTTCTGTCTTCTGCAATCAGACTGAGCGAAAATCAATTCCCCGAAATATATAATTTGCTTCCTCCTATATGCGAGAAGTTGGGAATAGATGTTCCCGAACTGTATTATATAAAGTACAAAAAGATGAATGCCGCTACGGGCGGTAGCACAAGCCCCTATATTTTCGTTACATCGGAATTGGTTGAGAAAATACCCGTCGAGCTGATTGCCACAGTGCTTGCACATGAATGTGGGCATATCGCCTGTCAGCATTATCTTTATCATTCCATGGCGAGTCAGCTGATTGATGGTATTGACAACAGCCCCTTATCCAGAATACCTGCTATCAGAAAATACCTTACTCCCACTTTGGTACGAGCCTTGTTGTTTTGGGATCGGTGCAGCGAGCTATCTGCTGACCGAGCCGCCGTTCTATGTGATGGCACAGCAGATAAAACAATAGATGTTCTTTTGAAACTTCACGGGTACGAAAATATCAATCGTGCAGAATTTCTGAAACAGGCTATGGATTTGAAGGCATTTGTAAATGATTCAAAGTCCAATAAGCTCATGGAGCAAATGCTAACACAGGATGAGAGTCACCCCAGATTGGCGACCCGTGCCTATGAAAGCCACGGATGGGCAAATACAGAGCAATTCCAAAGAATCCTTGATGGCACATACACTGTTGAGGAAAAGAATAGAACAGAAAATCAACCGCAGGAACAGGAAGTTGTCGCCGCTGAATTGGTTGCAGAATCGGCAAATCCGCAGCAAGCCGCAGACATTGATGCTCTCAATAATGCGCTTCGTAAGGTAAACTGCGAATTGGAAAAATATACCAGCAAAACTGACAAAGGGGATTATGCTTTTGCCGTGTTTAGTGGGATTATGGCAGGAGCGATAGATGCGTTATTTGTTGGCGAAACAATCATTACGGATGGGGATGTTGCGCTCTCACATCAGCAGGTCAACAATTTTATTCAAGAATATGCCAATGCACGGGGCTTTGACCGTGAACGTTTGAAAGATGCTATTGGAGATCTCGAAAAAGCGTTTAAGGTAGCGCAGGACAATGTTTGGAAAGGTGCCGGAATAGGTGTTTCTGCAAAAAATCACCATCTGGCTGATCTGGCACATCATCCTACTCCGCTGGGGCTTGTTTCTTCCGTAATTGTTCAATTTCTGAGGATCGGAACATTCGTAAACAAAGATGGCGAGTGGCACTTTGCCCTTGTCGAAACATCGGCAAAAGACATTGTTGAAATCCTTACCCCGGCTGTAATCACCGGCATATTGAATTGGCTGGTGTTTATTGCAACAAAAAAATATGAACAGGACGAGGTTAAAGAAATTCCTGCCGCACTCCGTAAGCTTGCTCATTTGGTGGCATCAACACCGATGATTATCGAACTTGCCAAGTGCGCAGATAATTGGTTTGGGCATTTGGTGAGTGACATGGGCGGCTCCAAGAATACTGCTGGTGGAGGCATGGGTATTCCGGGCGTGTTCATTTCTCTCTTGTACGAATTTGCCTCGCTGCCGATCATGCGGAACACTGGGCTGCCGATGTTTGTCAATGAACTTTACGAAAAGCAAAAAATTGATCTTCGCCATGAAATTCCTCTTTATAAAGCGGCGGGCAAACAAGCCATCCCCGTAGCTTTCAATGAGATTTATGTTCGCATCGGTTATTTTGTTTCCCATCTGGCGGCTGAACTCGCAGAACACGGAAGTGATGTTGCGAAGATCAACTGGAACAATGTGGTTCCTTTCCGCAACCGAACCGTTGACCGTATGCTTGCGGTTGCCAGTATGACATTTACCGTTGCAGATACGGCAGATGCGGCGGTACACGCAGCGATTGAATCTGGCGGGAACTGGGTGCTGTTTTCCGGACGCTTTGTTACAAGGTTTAACTATGTCGGTGCCGGCAGAGCTGCTGTTGCCATTGTCAAGGAAATCTCAAATGAGCGAAAAGAAACGCAGCTTATCCATGAAAAGATGATCCTGTCCGAAGCGAAAGCTGCTGTTTTCTTGGGCCAGCTCCAGCAATTTAAGGAGCAGCTTGAAGAAAAGGTTTCTCAGTATTTTGCAGAGGATATAGAAGCGTTTATGTGCGGCTTTGACTTTATGAATCAAGGTATTGCATCCAGCGATTCTGATCTGGTGATAAAAGGCAATGTTGTAATACAAAGAGTTCTCGGCAGAGAGCCGCAATTTGCAAATCAAAAGGAATTTGACGACTTGATGGAGTCTGATATTCCTCTTGTACTATGA
- a CDS encoding TerB family tellurite resistance protein → MAIKDFGKGLKSSLHDAVDTVKAKAKEVELPDIKETGEKTSERIKSLFKKAEEDKPSVEVTSPPQTITSISTHSAIKLIYFLMAADGEIYHMEEEKFDLIGMELDPDFSKSKEQIIQECQAALDKVIDPEDYYDALQDGAEEALLSSHKTEGASISPKHLVWNLLSVAYSDEKYNDAERRFLKYVVRKLNIDKAVFLEMESSMLTLMDIERELAWIKTTNRPYLTIEAMVNELADRKNVIFESVLDLIAL, encoded by the coding sequence ATGGCTATAAAAGATTTTGGCAAGGGATTAAAAAGTTCTTTGCACGATGCCGTAGATACAGTCAAGGCAAAGGCGAAAGAAGTTGAGCTTCCCGACATTAAGGAAACAGGCGAAAAAACATCGGAGCGCATAAAAAGCCTTTTCAAAAAGGCCGAAGAGGACAAGCCTTCTGTCGAGGTGACTTCGCCGCCGCAAACTATTACAAGCATCTCAACCCACTCTGCGATTAAGCTCATATACTTCCTTATGGCGGCAGATGGAGAGATATATCACATGGAAGAAGAAAAATTTGATTTGATTGGCATGGAGCTTGACCCGGATTTCTCTAAATCCAAGGAGCAGATCATCCAGGAGTGCCAAGCTGCTTTGGACAAGGTTATAGACCCGGAAGATTATTACGATGCACTTCAAGACGGTGCAGAAGAAGCTCTGCTTTCTTCTCATAAAACGGAGGGGGCATCCATTTCTCCAAAACACCTTGTATGGAATCTTTTGTCGGTTGCCTACAGCGATGAAAAGTATAATGATGCCGAAAGAAGATTTCTGAAATATGTTGTTAGGAAACTCAACATTGATAAAGCGGTGTTCCTCGAAATGGAGAGCAGTATGTTGACACTCATGGATATTGAGCGAGAGTTGGCGTGGATTAAAACTACCAACAGACCGTATCTCACGATTGAAGCCATG